Proteins from a single region of Congzhengia minquanensis:
- the grpE gene encoding nucleotide exchange factor GrpE, translating into MAKKPTKENEVKEKERVEDAVQEEKEPVTAKSGELAEETPEEPKTVEKEKYDEVYDKYLRVLAEYDNYKKRTQKEKDEMYSLAVAETLEKLLPVADNLDRAISALDETEHSEFSEGVKMVSKQFFEILAKMGVVEIEALGTQFDPNIHNAVMHVDDDEYDANVVIEQFMKGYKYKEKVIRHSMVKVAN; encoded by the coding sequence ATGGCCAAAAAGCCAACAAAGGAAAACGAAGTGAAAGAAAAAGAACGCGTGGAGGATGCCGTTCAGGAAGAAAAGGAGCCTGTCACTGCTAAATCCGGCGAATTGGCGGAAGAAACACCAGAGGAACCCAAAACCGTTGAAAAAGAGAAATATGATGAGGTTTACGACAAATATTTAAGGGTTTTGGCGGAGTATGACAATTATAAAAAGCGCACGCAGAAAGAAAAGGACGAAATGTATAGCCTTGCGGTAGCCGAAACTTTAGAAAAGCTGCTTCCGGTGGCGGACAATCTCGACCGGGCAATCTCAGCGCTGGACGAAACGGAACACTCTGAATTTTCAGAAGGCGTGAAAATGGTGTCGAAACAATTTTTTGAAATTTTAGCGAAAATGGGTGTGGTTGAAATTGAGGCACTGGGCACACAGTTCGACCCCAATATTCACAATGCGGTGATGCATGTTGACGACGACGAGTATGACGCTAACGTTGTGATAGAGCAGTTTATGAAAGGCTATAAATATAAAGAAAAAGTGATTCGGCATTCTATGGTAAAGGTTGCAAATTAA
- the hrcA gene encoding heat-inducible transcriptional repressor HrcA produces the protein MEMNERKRKILHTIINEYVTNAEPVGSRHIAKNLDLGLSSATIRNEMADLEEMGYLEQPHTSAGRVPSDKGYRFYVNELMNGYEVSQRDIDLLAVAMEMKLNQFDKVIRQASVVLSQLTNYTAVLMTPEMKHGAIKTIELVPVDASSMLIILVTNEGIMKNKRVYIPKNVDHKIIPQVSALMKEKLSGLLLNEIDVKKINEIKKALGSNYEMLFPVLDFISDIIDDIQKETEIYLSGVTNIFNFPEYRDVTRAKEFIEFLDDKQSVAKVLSDAEENDEHAIHVRIGSENGLDIMQNLSLVTTNYHLGGRAAGRLGIIGPTRMNYSKVIANINQISNYLDRLLKELYIDDNGE, from the coding sequence ATGGAAATGAATGAAAGAAAGCGAAAAATACTTCATACCATAATAAATGAATATGTGACGAATGCGGAACCAGTCGGTTCACGGCATATCGCAAAGAACCTTGATTTGGGGCTTTCCAGCGCGACCATCCGAAACGAGATGGCCGATTTAGAGGAAATGGGCTATTTAGAACAGCCTCACACGTCGGCGGGCAGGGTTCCGTCGGACAAAGGGTATCGGTTTTATGTTAACGAACTGATGAACGGCTATGAAGTGAGCCAACGGGACATAGATCTGCTTGCCGTTGCTATGGAAATGAAGCTGAACCAGTTTGACAAGGTTATCCGGCAGGCGTCTGTGGTGCTTTCACAGCTTACAAATTACACCGCTGTTTTAATGACACCTGAAATGAAACACGGTGCGATCAAAACCATTGAACTTGTTCCTGTTGACGCATCTTCCATGCTGATCATTCTGGTAACAAACGAGGGCATCATGAAAAACAAGCGGGTTTACATCCCAAAAAATGTAGACCACAAAATCATCCCTCAGGTTTCAGCACTGATGAAGGAGAAGCTTTCCGGCCTGCTTTTAAATGAAATTGATGTGAAAAAAATCAATGAAATTAAAAAAGCACTTGGTTCAAATTATGAAATGCTGTTTCCGGTGCTGGATTTTATTTCCGATATTATTGACGACATTCAAAAGGAAACGGAAATCTACTTAAGCGGCGTTACGAATATTTTTAATTTTCCCGAATACCGAGACGTTACGCGCGCCAAAGAGTTTATCGAGTTTTTAGACGACAAACAGTCCGTTGCCAAGGTGTTGTCGGACGCAGAAGAAAACGACGAGCATGCAATTCATGTCCGAATCGGCAGCGAAAACGGGCTGGATATTATGCAGAATTTGAGCCTTGTCACCACGAACTACCACTTGGGGGGGAGAGCGGCGGGCCGGCTTGGTATTATCGGACCGACTCGAATGAACTATTCTAAGGTAATTGCAAATATTAATCAAATATCCAATTACCTTGACAGGCTTTTAAAAGAACTGTATATTGATGACAATGGAGAGTGA